The following DNA comes from Borrelia coriaceae.
TTAAACCACTATCAACAGTATTTTTTATTGCAATTACAAGAGTACTTAATGTCTTGTTTACTGCACTTACAGCTGCACCATTTACTGCATGAGCAGATTTTTCTTCAGTATTTTTGGCTGTGAATTTACCATTTTTTGCCATCGCCCTTAATGCTATCCCTGCCGCAATAATAGCATCCTTTGTTACAGCGCTAAGGGTTTTAGTACCAGAATTTTGAGCAACTGCAATCTCTGCCGCACTGGTTACTGTATTGAGCTGTTTATTAGTACTAACATCTCCTGACTTTAATATAGCTTGCAATATGTCAGCACCAGTTACTGCTCCAATAGATGCATTTGCTGCTGCTGCCTCTGCTTCTGTTCCATCACTACCACCACTACCTTGAGCAAACAACTTACCAATTGTTTGTTGTTCTGAAGTTTTAGTCTTATTAGCCCCTGCATCTCCTTCACTCTTCTTTAAAACTACCTCAACTATTGTTTTAATTCCTTTAACAAGTGAATTAACACTTGCCACTTCCCCAGGCACAGCATCCTGACCAGCAGTAGCGCTACCAATAGCATCACTGCCTACAGCCCCTTTTGCTGCTTCCTTAGCACCTTCTGCAATCTTATCTAATGTATCGGCAACAAATTTATCAACAACTGCTTTAACTTTTTCATAATTACCATTTTCTGCCACCAAAGTATTTAATTTTTCCTTAACTTTCTTCATAGTTGTCTCAATATTAGTGAAATACTTTCCTATATCTTCTTTTTTAGTATCAACATTAATACCCAAAGTGTCAGTCACCATATCAGAAAAGGAAGTAAAAACATCTAAGAAACCTTGTCTTAAATTAGATATAGAGAGTATAGAATCCCTTTGTTTCTCAAGTTCTTCTATTCCATTATTACAAGCAAGGAATAAAGAGATAAATAATGTTGCACAAATACTTCTTACTTTAATATTTTTAATATTTATTTTCATATATTACGTGCCTCCTTTTCTTCCTATTCTTTAAACTAAATAGGCTAGATACAAATAAGAAAGGCTAAATCATTAATAGTTGCAACCTTTCAATAAGATAAAAATAAGGAAGCTAGAACAACTAAGTTCCTAACTTCCTATTTATTTGACTTTGTTTTTTTCAATTACTGACTTCCTCAGTAAAACTAACCTCAAAATAATTACCTAAATTAATTATTTTAATCAGTCATTTTGAGTAGAAGTAGTTCTAGAAGGCTCTTTAAGTTCCATCATTACAGTTTCTAATTCTTTTTTAGTAGCAGCTAACAGCTCCGCCATCGCTGAATTTAACTTAACAAGTTCCGCAACTCCTTGATCCTTAGTACCATCAGTTAAAAGTATAGCACTCTTTGCATGCACATCAGTCGCTCCTTCTTGACCAAGATTAGTATGTTGTTTTTTAATTTGCTCTATGAATGCTCGACTTGCATCTTTAGCACTAATAACCTTTGCCTTAATCGAATCAGGAGTTTCAGTTGCTTTCTCTAATTCTTTCAATTTAAACTCTATAGCCAATACCACTTGAAATGCCCCTGCAATTAACGACCCATTGTGATTATTATTACTAGTATCAAGAGTATCTGAGTTTTTAATTTTAGAACCAATAGCTTTAGCTAACTCATCTATTGACTTAACTAAAGTATTAACTTCTTTAACACCCGCTGCAAAGTCAATAGCATCTCTTATCTTTTTACTTACTTTTGTTAAATCAATTACTCTCCCATCAGCCATAGCTGCTTGCCCCTCTCTAAGCTCTGGTCCTGAATTATTACAAGAAAAGAATAGAGAGATAAATAAAATTGCACATATACTTTTTATATTTATATTTTTAATATTTATTTTCATATATTACGTGCACCCTTTTATCACACCCTTTAACTCAAAAGGAGATTAGGTACAATAAAAGGGAAACAACTCTCATATAAAGAACTGTTTCCCTTAAATCATCGTATTTACTTATTTTTTATTACTTATTACTGTCCACTAGTTGCTGTTTCCGCTGACATATCTCCCTGTTTAACTGTTGCCAATGCTTCACTTATTGTTTTTAAACCACTATCAACAGTATTTCTTATTGCAATTATAAGAGTACTTAATGTCTTGTTTACTACACTTGCCGCTACCCCATTCACTGCACCAGAAGATTTAGCATCATTCTTAGCAGCAAGTTTACCACCTTCAGCCATAGCTCTTAATGCTATACCAGCTACTAGTACTGCATCTTTATTTGCTTTATTGAGAGTTTTAGTACCAGAATTTTTATTAGTAACTGCAATTTCCGCTGCATTTTTTGCGTCTTCAATATTAGGCTGATCTTTAGCTTCTTCAGATCCAGCTATAGCCTGTAAGATATCAGCACCAGTTACAGCCCCTATTGATGCACTTGCTGCAGCCGCTATTGTTTCTGTTGCATCACCAGGAGTGTCACTAAATAATTTACCAACCGATTTCAATTCGGTATCATCTGTCTT
Coding sequences within:
- a CDS encoding variable large family protein, which translates into the protein MKINIKNIKVRSICATLFISLFLACNNGIEELEKQRDSILSISNLRQGFLDVFTSFSDMVTDTLGINVDTKKEDIGKYFTNIETTMKKVKEKLNTLVAENGNYEKVKAVVDKFVADTLDKIAEGAKEAAKGAVGSDAIGSATAGQDAVPGEVASVNSLVKGIKTIVEVVLKKSEGDAGANKTKTSEQQTIGKLFAQGSGGSDGTEAEAAAANASIGAVTGADILQAILKSGDVSTNKQLNTVTSAAEIAVAQNSGTKTLSAVTKDAIIAAGIALRAMAKNGKFTAKNTEEKSAHAVNGAAVSAVNKTLSTLVIAIKNTVDSGLKAISEALAAVKQGDMSSETSESGATR
- a CDS encoding Vsp/OspC family lipoprotein, whose product is MKINIKNINIKSICAILFISLFFSCNNSGPELREGQAAMADGRVIDLTKVSKKIRDAIDFAAGVKEVNTLVKSIDELAKAIGSKIKNSDTLDTSNNNHNGSLIAGAFQVVLAIEFKLKELEKATETPDSIKAKVISAKDASRAFIEQIKKQHTNLGQEGATDVHAKSAILLTDGTKDQGVAELVKLNSAMAELLAATKKELETVMMELKEPSRTTSTQND